One Patescibacteria group bacterium genomic region harbors:
- a CDS encoding type II toxin-antitoxin system RelE/ParE family toxin gives MKVTISPRAEKQFKKISKIDQIAVSNKIRNLKECSQISRAEKLKGYKNIYRVRVGDFRIVYRKLSLEIYIVLIGHRKDIYTLLRGLVVM, from the coding sequence ATGAAGGTAACGATATCTCCGCGGGCGGAAAAGCAATTCAAGAAAATCTCCAAAATAGATCAAATAGCGGTAAGCAATAAAATAAGAAATCTTAAGGAATGTTCGCAAATTTCACGGGCGGAGAAATTGAAAGGTTACAAGAATATCTATCGCGTTAGAGTTGGGGATTTTAGAATAGTTTATAGAAAATTGTCACTTGAGATTTATATTGTATTAATTGGACATAGAAAGGATATTTACACTCTCCTTCGTGGGCTTGTGGTTATGTAA
- a CDS encoding RNA-binding protein, whose protein sequence is MNTKLYVGNLPYSLNDSQLMEVFSQAGNVVSAVVITDRNTGRSKGFGFVEMGDEDSSKKAIETFNGSDMEGRKLVVNEARPKAE, encoded by the coding sequence TTGAATACTAAATTATATGTAGGAAACCTCCCATATAGCTTGAATGATTCTCAGCTAATGGAAGTTTTCTCCCAAGCCGGCAATGTTGTCAGCGCTGTAGTTATTACAGATAGGAATACTGGTAGATCCAAGGGTTTCGGTTTTGTTGAAATGGGCGACGAGGATTCATCTAAAAAAGCGATTGAAACTTTTAACGGAAGCGACATGGAAGGTAGAAAGTTAGTTGTTAACGAGGCAAGGCCTAAAGCAGAATAA
- a CDS encoding type II toxin-antitoxin system Phd/YefM family antitoxin — protein sequence MTAISISKLKENPSKAIFQALDYPLAIENRNKISAYLIGKELYEKFVSYLENRLDTAVVEKTDFKKGKDFELLAKELGV from the coding sequence ATGACTGCCATTTCTATATCAAAACTAAAAGAGAATCCTTCAAAAGCTATATTTCAAGCTTTGGATTATCCTCTCGCGATAGAAAACAGAAATAAGATCTCGGCGTATCTTATTGGAAAAGAGCTTTATGAGAAATTTGTTTCGTATCTTGAAAACCGTTTAGATACTGCTGTAGTAGAAAAAACGGATTTCAAAAAAGGCAAAGATTTTGAACTTTTAGCTAAAGAATTGGGTGTATGA